In Halobacillus amylolyticus, the following proteins share a genomic window:
- a CDS encoding aldehyde dehydrogenase family protein produces the protein MSTKTDILHFPLYINGSWNPSKNGETFEITNPATGQVCAHVAKGTKADVDVAVRSARQAFDSGIWSKKSPQERARTLIHFSNEIAEHTEELVYLESISSGGTVNRIANSDILQIVELLQETAKFAREYRYVESLPTKTFPGPSDNQVWRESIGVCAAITPWNFPMILAMWKIAPALAMGNSIVIKPASYTPLTTLKLAELAVESGIPAGVFNVVTGPGSSTGEALVTHPEVDKVAFTGSTEVGRNIMQQAAGTVKKVSLELGGKSPAIVLPDADLDTAIPGILFGVFLHSGQICESGTRVLVHDSIYDEVIEKLKIAASTIKLGHPLEKTTGMGPLISEQQLERVLSYIETGKQEGATLICGGKRAEDAELKHGFYVEPTIFADVDNSMKIAQEEIFGPVLSVIRYSDVEEAVKLANDTIYGLAAGVWSKDVNKALQIAKDLKAGTIWINDWHMFRSDAPFGGYKQSGFGRELGRHALDEYTQTKHVHTSLVPELEKRAWYGILLGTDS, from the coding sequence ATGTCAACGAAAACGGATATCCTGCATTTCCCGCTTTATATCAATGGAAGCTGGAACCCTTCCAAAAATGGTGAAACGTTCGAGATCACAAATCCTGCAACAGGACAAGTATGTGCTCATGTAGCAAAAGGAACGAAAGCAGATGTTGATGTAGCCGTCCGGTCAGCTCGCCAGGCCTTCGACTCTGGTATTTGGTCGAAAAAATCACCGCAAGAAAGAGCACGTACTCTGATCCATTTTTCAAACGAAATTGCTGAACACACAGAGGAACTCGTTTACCTCGAGTCCATTAGTTCCGGCGGTACAGTCAATCGAATTGCCAATTCAGATATCCTGCAAATTGTTGAGCTCCTTCAGGAAACAGCAAAATTCGCACGTGAGTATAGGTATGTAGAATCTTTACCGACAAAAACTTTTCCAGGCCCGAGCGATAATCAAGTCTGGAGAGAATCTATTGGTGTATGCGCAGCTATCACACCTTGGAACTTTCCGATGATTCTCGCGATGTGGAAAATTGCTCCGGCGCTCGCCATGGGCAATTCCATCGTGATTAAACCAGCCTCCTACACACCACTGACTACATTAAAATTAGCGGAATTGGCTGTTGAATCCGGAATTCCAGCAGGTGTCTTCAATGTTGTGACAGGTCCTGGTTCAAGCACGGGAGAAGCACTCGTGACACATCCTGAGGTGGACAAGGTAGCTTTTACCGGCTCTACAGAAGTGGGACGGAACATTATGCAGCAAGCCGCGGGGACGGTGAAAAAGGTATCCCTTGAACTAGGGGGCAAATCGCCTGCGATCGTTTTACCAGATGCTGATCTAGACACAGCCATTCCGGGGATTTTGTTCGGTGTTTTCCTTCATTCCGGACAAATTTGTGAATCTGGGACACGGGTATTGGTCCACGATTCCATTTACGATGAGGTGATTGAAAAACTGAAGATAGCCGCCTCTACAATAAAATTAGGACATCCTCTGGAAAAGACAACAGGAATGGGGCCACTTATTTCAGAGCAACAATTGGAAAGGGTACTCAGTTATATTGAAACAGGCAAACAGGAAGGCGCCACCTTAATTTGTGGCGGGAAACGCGCGGAAGATGCAGAACTGAAACATGGCTTTTACGTAGAACCAACCATTTTTGCTGATGTAGACAATAGCATGAAGATTGCACAGGAAGAGATCTTTGGTCCTGTTCTGTCTGTCATTCGTTATTCCGATGTAGAAGAAGCAGTTAAACTTGCCAATGATACGATATACGGACTTGCAGCCGGAGTTTGGTCCAAAGACGTCAACAAGGCACTACAAATCGCAAAGGACTTAAAAGCCGGGACCATTTGGATCAATGATTGGCATATGTTTAGAAGTGATGCCCCATTTGGTGGCTATAAGCAAAGCGGCTTTGGTCGTGAACTTGGTCGGCATGCCCTTGACGAATATACACAAACGAAGCATGTTCATACCTCTCTTGTTCCTGAGCTTGAGAAAAGAGCATGGTATGGAATTCTTTTAGGAACAGACTCGTAA
- a CDS encoding R2-like ligand-binding oxidase, producing MRDQILTTSARGLKEDSFPFRLYQKAKRLGVWDPRDIDFTQDKEDWKTLTAPQQQSILRLISQFQAGEEAVTLDLLPEIMLIAKQGRIEEEMFLTTFLFEEAKHTEFFRIVLNVIGEQGDLSHFHSDTYKQIFYEILPEAMNRLHTDESPEALAEAAVVYNMFVEGVLAETGYWSFYRMLDSFGKMPGLMKGIEYLKRDESRHIAYGTFLLQRLVCEHPHLYDHITQKLNDLAPLSLQLNQEGAEQSAYDVPLEETVRFSQNQLAIRLEKVARARGKTIEEIYKPKESV from the coding sequence ATGAGAGACCAAATTTTGACGACAAGCGCACGTGGCCTCAAGGAAGACTCGTTCCCATTTCGATTGTATCAAAAGGCAAAAAGATTAGGTGTTTGGGACCCAAGGGATATTGATTTCACACAAGACAAAGAAGATTGGAAGACGTTAACGGCACCCCAGCAACAGTCCATCCTACGGCTCATCTCCCAGTTTCAGGCAGGTGAAGAAGCCGTTACGCTCGATCTCTTACCGGAGATCATGTTAATCGCCAAGCAAGGACGGATTGAAGAGGAAATGTTTTTGACAACATTTCTATTTGAAGAAGCCAAACATACTGAGTTTTTTCGCATCGTTTTGAACGTGATTGGGGAACAAGGGGATCTCTCCCATTTCCATAGTGATACGTATAAGCAGATTTTTTACGAGATTTTACCTGAGGCGATGAACCGCCTCCATACCGACGAATCTCCTGAAGCACTCGCGGAAGCTGCCGTCGTGTATAACATGTTTGTTGAAGGAGTTCTTGCAGAAACAGGCTACTGGTCATTTTATAGAATGCTTGATTCATTTGGCAAGATGCCTGGTCTAATGAAAGGGATTGAGTATTTGAAGCGGGACGAGTCGAGGCATATTGCTTACGGGACCTTCTTACTGCAGCGCCTTGTCTGCGAACACCCACATTTGTATGACCACATCACACAAAAATTGAACGACCTTGCGCCATTGTCACTGCAATTAAATCAGGAAGGTGCCGAACAATCTGCTTATGATGTTCCGCTTGAGGAAACGGTCAGGTTCTCGCAAAACCAATTAGCGATCCGTCTTGAAAAAGTTGCCCGGGCAAGAGGAAAAACGATCGAGGAAATCTATAAGCCGAAGGAAAGTGTGTGA
- a CDS encoding helix-turn-helix domain-containing protein, translating to MNAELIGNYVKGINPAEQHDKKVHTAVKGFVELFPFLRVSLFGYSPLSFIGEGIIRMDGSGVYGMSDIREDIRAIPPVYSVVHSKRAMFVSNAEEENSLPEKYVHRFKLSSLMIVPVIQSSTVIGGIFLDRYTGAGLPTRELITSLEQYGKCLGQLLYEPSDKKVHLSKRETEVLQELAFGYSIKEIAGSFGISPFTVRDYVGSALRKLNVKHRGQGIAEAIRLGLIH from the coding sequence ATGAACGCTGAGTTGATTGGAAATTATGTGAAGGGGATTAATCCTGCAGAGCAACATGATAAGAAGGTGCACACAGCTGTAAAGGGTTTTGTTGAGTTGTTTCCGTTTTTACGTGTATCGTTATTTGGGTATTCACCATTAAGTTTTATCGGTGAGGGGATCATCAGAATGGACGGATCGGGAGTCTATGGAATGAGTGATATTCGGGAAGACATCAGAGCGATCCCGCCCGTCTATTCGGTTGTTCACTCCAAAAGAGCGATGTTTGTCAGTAATGCAGAAGAGGAAAATTCTTTACCTGAAAAGTATGTCCACCGATTTAAATTATCTTCTCTGATGATCGTGCCAGTCATACAGTCTTCAACAGTCATCGGCGGCATTTTCTTGGACAGATATACCGGAGCTGGACTGCCAACAAGAGAATTGATCACCTCCCTGGAGCAGTACGGGAAATGTTTGGGGCAACTTTTATATGAACCAAGCGATAAGAAGGTACACTTAAGCAAGCGTGAAACGGAGGTGCTGCAAGAGTTGGCTTTTGGTTATTCGATAAAAGAAATTGCCGGGTCGTTTGGAATTAGTCCGTTTACGGTCAGGGATTACGTTGGCTCTGCCTTGAGAAAGCTGAATGTAAAACATCGTGGTCAGGGGATAGCCGAGGCAATCCGGCTGGGGTTAATTCATTAA
- the rpoN gene encoding RNA polymerase factor sigma-54 — MKLELSQKQKMVMTPDLNQAITMLQYSTVEMEQFIQEQAMENPLIELEENNHDISFREDYPVSKSHSKSLNTHSEVNPLDYLKSEDKGMWEHLLEQAQFLDIEERERTILRYLILNLDENGYLPLSTSDISQLLNVTEQKSLYAIDLLQQLEPAGVGARGLKECLLLQLRAYHPNDRMTEQVITDYLELVANNKWKEISSSLEIPFEEVKSIVTLIQSLDPKPCADIYRTPIRYQVPDIIIEKVREKYTISLNDKFIPTVNMNKQYTTYLGQNNEASNYLNKHYQKYLWLVKSIEQRRLTILKITEVMIDKQIDFLTNGVASLKPLTLKNVAEEIDVHESTVSRATKNKVIQTPMGTFELRMFFSSKLGKDETGTSAAKVKALLQQLVKNENKRKPLSDQKISAYFRDQEEVNVSRRTIAKYREELNILSSSKRKV, encoded by the coding sequence GTGAAATTAGAACTTTCACAAAAACAAAAAATGGTGATGACGCCCGACTTAAACCAAGCGATAACAATGCTTCAATATAGTACGGTGGAAATGGAACAGTTCATTCAGGAACAAGCAATGGAAAACCCACTAATTGAACTAGAAGAAAATAATCATGACATCTCCTTCAGGGAAGACTATCCCGTTTCTAAAAGTCATTCAAAATCCCTAAATACCCATTCCGAAGTAAACCCGCTTGATTATCTGAAAAGTGAAGATAAAGGGATGTGGGAGCATTTATTAGAACAAGCACAATTTCTTGATATTGAGGAAAGAGAACGGACTATATTGCGTTATCTAATTCTTAACCTGGATGAAAATGGCTATTTGCCATTAAGTACATCAGATATTTCCCAATTATTAAATGTTACTGAACAAAAATCCCTATACGCCATCGACCTCCTTCAACAACTTGAGCCCGCAGGTGTTGGAGCCAGAGGATTAAAAGAGTGTCTATTATTACAATTACGAGCATATCACCCTAACGATCGAATGACTGAGCAAGTAATTACCGATTATCTTGAGCTAGTTGCTAATAACAAATGGAAGGAAATTTCCTCCTCCCTGGAAATACCGTTTGAAGAGGTTAAATCCATTGTTACTCTCATTCAAAGTCTTGATCCTAAACCTTGCGCTGATATTTATCGTACACCCATAAGATATCAAGTTCCAGATATTATCATAGAAAAGGTGAGAGAGAAATACACCATTTCCCTTAACGATAAGTTCATACCAACAGTAAATATGAACAAACAGTACACAACATACCTAGGACAAAACAACGAGGCATCCAACTACCTAAATAAACACTATCAAAAATATTTATGGTTAGTAAAAAGTATAGAACAACGCCGCTTGACCATTTTAAAAATTACCGAGGTCATGATTGATAAACAAATTGATTTTTTAACTAACGGTGTTGCCTCGCTTAAACCGCTTACGTTAAAGAATGTCGCCGAGGAAATCGATGTTCACGAATCAACGGTTAGCCGCGCAACAAAAAATAAAGTCATTCAAACACCTATGGGGACATTTGAGCTTCGAATGTTTTTCTCTTCCAAACTTGGAAAAGACGAGACCGGCACTTCTGCGGCTAAAGTAAAAGCATTGTTACAGCAATTGGTTAAGAACGAGAATAAGAGAAAACCACTTTCTGATCAAAAAATCTCCGCATACTTTAGGGACCAGGAGGAAGTTAACGTGTCACGGAGAACGATCGCCAAGTATAGGGAAGAATTAAATATTTTATCATCATCAAAGCGTAAGGTTTAA
- a CDS encoding acyl-CoA dehydrogenase family protein, protein MNFELTEEQEMVRKMVRQFVDKEINPYIQGWDAEGHFEPSIMKRLADLDLMGVCIPEQYGGSGMDYNTLAIVCEELERGDTAFRTAVSVHTGLNSMTLLQWGNEAQKQKYLTPQAKGEKVGAFGLTEPNAGSDVASLQTTAVKEGDHYILNGQKTWISLCDYADHFLVFAYTDKDKKHRGISAFIVERTMPGFSSKAIKGKLGIRAGNTGEIFFDSVKVPKENLLGEEGEGFKIAMAALDNGRFTVAAGACGQILACIEESINYCHERKTFGKEIGKHQLVQQMLAKMEAGYQMSRLLVFRAGSLKNQGKRNTRETSLAKWQACDYANEAANDAVQIHGAYGYSNDYPVERFLRNSKAPVIYEGTREIHTVMQAEYLLGYRSDKQLSNSLPVWPFEEAKEEVK, encoded by the coding sequence ATGAATTTTGAATTAACGGAAGAACAGGAAATGGTTAGAAAAATGGTGCGTCAATTTGTCGATAAAGAAATTAATCCTTATATACAGGGTTGGGATGCTGAGGGACATTTTGAGCCGTCGATCATGAAGCGTTTAGCTGATCTTGATTTAATGGGGGTCTGTATTCCCGAACAATATGGCGGCAGTGGAATGGACTATAATACGCTGGCCATTGTATGTGAGGAGTTAGAACGCGGGGATACAGCCTTCAGAACGGCGGTATCTGTACACACAGGGTTAAATAGTATGACACTATTACAATGGGGAAATGAAGCACAAAAGCAAAAATATCTCACCCCGCAAGCGAAAGGGGAAAAGGTAGGAGCTTTTGGGTTAACAGAACCAAATGCTGGCTCTGATGTTGCCTCACTACAGACAACGGCTGTCAAAGAGGGAGATCATTATATTTTAAATGGGCAAAAAACTTGGATCTCGCTTTGCGATTATGCCGATCACTTTCTCGTTTTTGCCTATACGGATAAAGATAAAAAGCATAGAGGAATCTCCGCCTTTATTGTGGAGCGGACCATGCCTGGCTTCTCCTCCAAAGCCATTAAGGGAAAATTGGGGATTAGAGCAGGAAACACCGGAGAAATATTTTTTGACAGCGTGAAGGTGCCAAAAGAAAACCTTCTTGGGGAAGAAGGGGAAGGATTTAAAATTGCTATGGCTGCTTTAGATAACGGTAGATTTACGGTAGCTGCTGGTGCGTGTGGTCAAATTCTTGCATGTATTGAAGAAAGTATTAACTACTGCCATGAAAGAAAAACTTTTGGAAAAGAAATCGGGAAGCATCAGTTAGTTCAGCAAATGCTGGCCAAAATGGAGGCAGGTTACCAGATGTCCCGGCTACTCGTCTTTCGTGCCGGCTCCTTAAAGAATCAAGGGAAGCGGAATACAAGAGAGACATCACTGGCGAAATGGCAGGCTTGTGACTATGCTAATGAAGCGGCCAATGACGCTGTCCAAATTCATGGAGCTTACGGATATTCAAATGATTATCCAGTTGAACGGTTTTTAAGAAACTCTAAGGCACCTGTTATCTATGAGGGCACAAGGGAGATTCATACCGTGATGCAAGCTGAATACCTTCTCGGATACCGATCAGATAAACAATTGTCCAACTCTTTACCCGTTTGGCCATTTGAAGAAGCGAAAGAAGAAGTGAAATAG
- a CDS encoding DUF3870 domain-containing protein yields the protein MGNSQILFIAGHARLPEGMAAQNMYETITVTAEVDRVYGVVLEASCTLATEHGRDYIGKILKGFSLRHDIEEVIKCIEEQYYGKAANAIIAALKDLHYQFQQVKQVQRPC from the coding sequence ATGGGAAACTCACAGATACTTTTTATTGCCGGCCATGCAAGACTGCCAGAAGGTATGGCAGCCCAAAACATGTACGAAACCATTACGGTTACTGCTGAGGTAGATCGTGTATATGGTGTCGTTTTAGAGGCATCATGTACACTTGCTACGGAGCATGGCAGAGACTATATTGGGAAGATCTTAAAAGGGTTTAGTCTGCGCCATGATATAGAGGAAGTTATTAAATGCATAGAAGAACAGTATTATGGAAAGGCAGCAAATGCGATTATTGCTGCCCTAAAGGATTTACACTATCAATTTCAGCAAGTGAAACAGGTACAGCGCCCCTGCTAA